In Fusobacterium sp. JB019, the sequence ATTAAGAAAAAGAAAAAAATAAATCATAAAAAAATGGGAAAAATTGAAAAGTTCATGTATAAATTTGGAAAGGAATATAAAAAGCAAATATCTGGTGATTTAAAAGGAAGAAGAGAATAATAATATATTGATAAGGCAGGTATATGAATGTTTATAACTAAAAAAAAGATAGGAATAATTATTGCAGTTCTTTTAGTAGGGGGAGTTATATTATTAAAGACAAATCCTAGAAATACAAAGAGGGTAAAGATTGAAAATATAAAGCTTGGAGTTCTTTCAGATGCAGGACTATATAACGGGACAGTTATTCCAGGAAGATTAGTTCCAGTATATATTGAGGCTCCTGCAGTTGTTGAAAATATATCAGCAATAGAGGGTGAAGAAGTGGAAAAGGGAACTGACTTAATGGTTTTTTCAAATAAAAGTTTATTAAAAAATGAAAAGCAGTTAAAGATAAATAGTCTAGATATAGAAGATGCTAAGCTTAGAATAGCCGATTTGAATTCTGGTACTTTAAAATTGGAACTTGATAATAAAAATTTAGAGATAAAAGCTTTAGAAGAAAAAATTAAAAATGAAAGCAAAAGATTACCAATAATTGAAAAACAAGCAAAGGCTTATGAGAAACTTTTGCATGAAGAAGGAGTTTCTTCAATAGAAGCAAATCAAAAATTAATGGCTTATGAGGAATTAAAAACAAAACTAGATTTAAATAATCAAAAATATAATTTGATGACAGTAAGTTATGAAAGTCTTAGAAGACAGCTTAATATTGATGAAGCTAAGCTAAAATCTCAACTTTCAAAATTAAAATTACAAAGAGAAACTTTAATGACTAGAGAGAATCAATTAAAAAATCCTTTGAAAGCTCCAGTATCAGGAATAATAGTAAGTGTAGATGTTGTAGAGGGAAGCATAATTACTCCAGGTGAAAGACTTGTAGCAATAGCAACCAAAGGAGAAAATAAGGTTAGACTAGAAGTTCCTTCATATGAAGCTAAATCTTTAGAAAAAGGACAAAAGGCAAGAATAATAACTAGAGATTCTATTGGAGATAAAACTTATATAGGTTATGTAGATAAGGTAGCAGCTTCAGCTAAAAAAAGTATTAAAGGAAATAATAAGGTAGTTTCTGTTGAAGTTGCCATAACAGGTAAAAATAATTTAAAGCCAGGATTTATAGCAGATGTTGAAATTTCTAAAAAGGCAAAGGAAGACGTTCCTATTGTAAATAATTTTTCTGTTCTAGAGGAAAAGGGAAGATATTTTGTCTATGTTATAAAAAATGGTCTAGCTAAAAAAAGAGAAATTCATATTGGAGCTAGAAGTTTAAATAATTATGAAGTTCTAGATTTACCAGTGGGAACAAAAGTTATAGTAAATCCATTTAAGGTAAAGATAGGAGAAAAAGTAAAGGTTGTCAATTGAAGCAAAAGTATAATTAATGTATGGAAAGGAGAATGAGATGAAAAGATTTGAAAAAGTTGTTTTGGGAATGTTGGTACTAAGTAATTTGGCTCCAGCTAGTATAAAAAAACTACAAAAATATGCACTTCATGAACTAGCTATATACAAGGTTGATACATTTGAAGAAGTAAAAGCGATACCAACTTTTAGTTTAGGAGCACCATCAGGAATGGTAAGTAGAGCAGAGGCTGGATACTTTAGTTTAGCTTACTTACAAGATAGAGAGGTTACAGATGGAGGAATGCTTATAGGTATGGGGTACGGAGATCCTACTAAAATAGGTGGAGATATTTCCCTAACAATAGGAAGCATTGACCCAAATGATGGGGGAGCTTTTAATAGAGGATCTTTAAATATTGCTGCAGGGCATAATTTTAGAGATCAATTGCTTGGAATTGCTGTTGGGATAGATAGTATTAATTTATGGCATGATAATGGTTCAGATTATGATGAAAATCCAAGCATGTATTTATCAATGACTAAATTATTTCCAAATGATATAGCACCTATGGTATTTTCAGTGGGAGCTGGAAATAATAACTATGCAAAAATAAATGAAGAAGGGGATAAGAAAAATCATATTTATCCATTTGTATCAGGAGCAGTGTATGTAATGCCTCAACTTAGTTTAGTAGCAGATTATACTTCAAAGGTAACAACATTAGGAGTTGGAATTGTACCATTTCCTAGATTACCAGTAACTTTTACTTTAGCAGCATATGATGTAACTAAAGAAAGAGAAGAAGATAAGGTATCTTTCATAGGAACTGTATCAGTAGCATTTCATCTATAAATTTATTAAAGGAGGAAATTATGAAAAAATTAATAATAATGTTCGTGGCCTTGGCAAGTGTTTCTTTTGCTGCACATAATCCAAATACTCCTAAGCCACCTGTAAGCTTAGGTAAATCCTTTGCAAATGCAATGATGCCAGGAGCATTACCAAAGGGACAAACAATGGCTATTATTCCAAGAGATGTTGTTATTGGAAGTGTAACAACAGCATATAAAGCAAAATAGATAACATCAAGAATATTTAGGGGGCAAGTTTATGATAAGAATATTAAAAAATAGAAGAACTATAGTGAAAATTTGGCTAGATATATTTTTTATCTTATTTGCAGGAATGCTTGCAAGTTTTATTCTTTATAATAAAATTTATCAAAAAAATATAATAATAATTTTAATATATTTAACAATTGATTTTTTAATAGCCTCAATAAGAAATAATATCGCAGTAAGTTGGAGTTATACAGACACTAGAGATGTATTGTCTCTAGTGTCTATAAATGTAATTGCAACATTAATTATTGGGATTTTTTTGTTGATTAATGAAATTCCAGAATTTAAATTTTTATTTTTACTATTTATTTTTTCAACAAGTCTTCAACTTTTATTAAGACTCTTGTTTAGAATACAAAAAAAAGAGGGTTATTCTAAAAAAGTTAAGGGTAAAATAAGTGAAAAATTGAGTAAGAAAAAAGCATTAATTTACGGAGCTGGGGAAGCTGGTATTTCTTTACTTCGTGAAAGTAGACTAAATAAAAATTTTCCATATAAAATATGTGGATTTTTAGATGATGATTCTAAAAAAAATTTAATATTAATAAATGGAATAAAGGTTTATGGGAATGGGAAAAAAGCTTAGGAAATTATAAAAAAATTAGATATAGATATTTTTATAATAGCTATTCCTTCCATGAACAGACAAGGGATTAATAGGATTTATGAGAAAATAAAAAATTTAGAAAACTTAGATATAAAAATACTTCCCTATATATTAGAGATATTGAATAATAAACCTTTAGTAAATCAAGTTAGAAACATAAATATATATGATTTACTAGGAAGAAAGGAACAAACCTTTGATGATCGAGGTTACAGGACTTCGTTCTGGTGAAAAACTTTATGAGGAATTATTATATAACAAAGACAAAGCTAAAAAAACAGAAAATAATAAGATATTTATAACAGAAATTGAAGAAAATGATTTGGATATAAGGTATTATCTAAATCAACTAAAATCTTCTATAAAAGAGGACAGTAAGGAAAAGATAAGGAAAGTTATATATGACATGATAAAAATATACAATGAGGCTGAGTATAACTAGGAGGATGATCTAATATGGAAGATAAATTAATAGGTCTTTCAGTACCAAATATTGAAGTAGGGCCAATACTTAATAATTTAAAAGAATGTTTGGAAAGTGGTTGGATATCAACTGGAGGAAGATTTATTCCTGAGTTTGAAGGAAAGGTTGCAAAATATGTGGGAGTTAAGGAAGCTGTAGGAGTTCAAAGTGGAACTGCAGGTCTTCATATTGCTTTAAGAGTTCTTGGAGTAGGAAGAGATGAGGAAGTTATTGTTCCAACATTAACATTTATAGCAGCTGTTAATCCAGTTACATATCTTGGAGCAGAACCAATATTTATGGATTGTGACAAAAGTTTTTGTATGGATCCAATAAAATTACAAGAATTTTGTGCTAATGAATGCATTATATATGGAGAACATCTTTATAATAAGAAAACAAATAGATTAGTAAGAGCTATTGTAGTTGTTCATGTATTTGGAAATATGGCAGATATGGAAAAAATTATAGAAATAGCACATAAATATAAACTAAAAGTTTTAGAAGATGCTACAGAAGGTCTTGGAACTAAATACATGAAAGGTAAATACGCTAGTAAATTTGCAGGAACTATGGGAGATATGGGAGTATTTTCATTTAATGCAAATAAGATAATAACAACTGGTGGAGGAGGAATGATAGTATCTAGTGATGATAAATTATTACAAAAAGCTAGATTCTTATCAGTACAAGCAAAGACAGATCCCTTATATTTTGTTCACAATGAAATAGGATATAACTACAGAATGTTAAATCTTCAAGCTGCTCTTGGAACAGATCAAATTGATAGATTAGAAAGTTTTATAAAAATAAAGATAAAACATTTTAATGATTATAAAAAAGCTATTGATAATATAGATGGCTTAACATTACTTCCATTTAATGAGGGAACAAGATCAAATCATTGGTTTTATTCAGTATTAGTTGAAAAGGAAAAATATGGTCTTGATAGAGATGAGTTATTAGAAAAATTAAGAGAATCTAATATTCAAACAAGACCAATCTGGGGACTTATTCATGAACAAAAACCATTTGTAAATAATGAAGCCTATAAGATAGAAAAATCCCTAGAATATTATGAAAAAATATTAAATATTCCATGTAGTT encodes:
- a CDS encoding HlyD family efflux transporter periplasmic adaptor subunit — its product is MFITKKKIGIIIAVLLVGGVILLKTNPRNTKRVKIENIKLGVLSDAGLYNGTVIPGRLVPVYIEAPAVVENISAIEGEEVEKGTDLMVFSNKSLLKNEKQLKINSLDIEDAKLRIADLNSGTLKLELDNKNLEIKALEEKIKNESKRLPIIEKQAKAYEKLLHEEGVSSIEANQKLMAYEELKTKLDLNNQKYNLMTVSYESLRRQLNIDEAKLKSQLSKLKLQRETLMTRENQLKNPLKAPVSGIIVSVDVVEGSIITPGERLVAIATKGENKVRLEVPSYEAKSLEKGQKARIITRDSIGDKTYIGYVDKVAASAKKSIKGNNKVVSVEVAITGKNNLKPGFIADVEISKKAKEDVPIVNNFSVLEEKGRYFVYVIKNGLAKKREIHIGARSLNNYEVLDLPVGTKVIVNPFKVKIGEKVKVVN
- a CDS encoding LegC family aminotransferase — translated: MEDKLIGLSVPNIEVGPILNNLKECLESGWISTGGRFIPEFEGKVAKYVGVKEAVGVQSGTAGLHIALRVLGVGRDEEVIVPTLTFIAAVNPVTYLGAEPIFMDCDKSFCMDPIKLQEFCANECIIYGEHLYNKKTNRLVRAIVVVHVFGNMADMEKIIEIAHKYKLKVLEDATEGLGTKYMKGKYASKFAGTMGDMGVFSFNANKIITTGGGGMIVSSDDKLLQKARFLSVQAKTDPLYFVHNEIGYNYRMLNLQAALGTDQIDRLESFIKIKIKHFNDYKKAIDNIDGLTLLPFNEGTRSNHWFYSVLVEKEKYGLDRDELLEKLRESNIQTRPIWGLIHEQKPFVNNEAYKIEKSLEYYEKILNIPCSSNLSEEEEDIVIKKLKEFKKSV
- a CDS encoding polysaccharide biosynthesis protein, which translates into the protein MIEVTGLRSGEKLYEELLYNKDKAKKTENNKIFITEIEENDLDIRYYLNQLKSSIKEDSKEKIRKVIYDMIKIYNEAEYN